The Musa acuminata AAA Group cultivar baxijiao chromosome BXJ1-8, Cavendish_Baxijiao_AAA, whole genome shotgun sequence genomic sequence AAGGCTTCGAATCGGAGGACGATGGAGTTCGAGGATGGCAATGGCAAGAGCAACAAGTGGGTTTCTGTTATGGGGTTTTCTTTTCTTCTATGCTTTCTTGCTTTATTTGTCGATGGTACTGTTTGATGGAACTTCAAGACAGAGATGGTTCGAAAGGCGATGCATGATTTGTAGCATTGGCGGTTCCTTTACGGGTTGGGGTTTTCCTGTTTGGTTTTCCGATCTTGGACTTCTTCTACCGTTGATTCGCCCCTCCTGGTAAATGGATCGGATGAAGATTGAGATCGGTGGTTCTCGCGATGTTTTTTTTTGCTGCGATCGTTTCACAAGTTCGCGAGTTTTCGATGTACGGAATATGTTTGATTCGtttgttcttttttttccccctttttttaattCCTTTTTTCGTCGATCCGTATTTTACGAATCAGTCGGTATATGAGAAATGTTGCTATTTCGATTCTCACGTCCTTCAAATCCAAACCCTTTCCCTTGTTGATTCATCCTTTATAGTTGTCATCAACCAAGCAGTTAGTTCCTGCTGATCTTCCTTCCATTTACATTGATCTTAAGGTAcaatttgagtattttacctcttGTAGATGCATTAGAATTTACCACGTTGTTTTTTATCGTCTTTGTAGCTGTGGGATGTGGGAGTGGCAAGGAGATGAATACAGTCTTCAGAGAAACACGCGAAATGGTTTCTTGCTGTCTCATAACTGTATTCTCTAGAGGACCTGTCATGGCTTTGCCTCTCATGGTTTTCTATTCAGCAGAATTCTCTCACTTGTTCTGGGATGAAGTATGCCAAAATGAAGATGATCTGTTATACATGCTGGATGAGCATACTCCCATTAAAGATTGTGCAGATCTGGGACACCAAGTTTCTGATGTTGGAGGTACAATTTTCGTCTGTGATGCTTGACTTTGTAAATTactgaaaatttcataattaggggGAAGTTGTATTCAGATGAAACTACCAAAGGTTTGGAAGAATGCAAGGATTCTAATCAACTTAAGAGGAGACGCACGCTCCAGTTCACTACTGATACCAATGAGGCTGCAAACGACCAAATGACCTCTACAGTTTTCAAATCTAAGGTTGAGTTTGTTATTTACTTCTCTTATTTGAAGGAATTTTGTTAATTCGTTTTAAGTTTATGATAACTCAATCATATATTTATTCAGTTGATGGAGAGCTCCATGATGGAAGATGGGATTTCAGAAAGTTTAGAGTGCACCACACAGTGGACTTTGGGCTTCTCAGGTTTGTAGTCTTCTACTAATATGAAACATTCAAGTCCTTTAAACAGTTGTTCTAAGTCTGTTTCTTTATTAAGATGATAGGTCTGCCATCAACTCTGACGGGTTGGATCAGTCATCCGATGGGTGGCTAGTAGATTACCTGAATGAAAGCGAGACACATTGCAGCCCTGATGAAAAGTCTGCCGCTTTAATGCTCTCAATTTATCATGCTCAGCCACCATCATTTTTATTTTAACATGCATTTCTTAATGTCATTATCTGGCTTCCTGCAGGAACAATATTGTAGCCTTCAATCAGCAAGTTGATATTTCTGGTTGGTAGAACATAAACTTCTGCATGTGTTGCAAACATTGTGTTGATATTTACTGATTTAAAGTAATTTAATTGTGAACATAATTCTTTTTCCAATACTAAGACATGATTGACTCTGAGAAGTCTATCTCATCATTAGCTTGTTACTTTTCATGTTTCTATCCAGAGTTCTACCATGATTCACCTGCCATGGAAACTGACATGGTGCCAGAGACTCCTGCTCCAGCACATCTGAAATTCTTTAATGGTGTGCTTGGTACTTGAGTTTGTTCTTCTAATTTTGTTGCTTATGCACACTTTGGCTTGTATAGCCATATATTGTTTCCAAAATTTACTCTTAACCAGTATGTTTATTGACCTTTTCTCATATCAGGTAAAATGTCATATATCAAAGGTCCAAAAAAGTTGACTACCTCAATTGCTTATCCTTTTGCTCTTATTAAGCCTTGTGGAGTTCACGGGGATGTGACTTTGAAGGACATAAATCAACGGATTCTTGCTCCACTGCCATCAAAATCAAAGCTTAAGAAGGATGAGGATCCATCCATTTCTTATCCAACCTCGGCTTTCTCTGGGAAGCCTGTGGTTGTCAAAACAAAAATACGCACTGAAGGTGGACAAGGTAGCATTACAATTATGAGAACGAAAGGTTGAGTAGATATTTGATAGTCTTTTGAATATTTTGTTTGGCCTTGCTCATGTGTATCATCATTTGATGGTTTGCATGGTAAGTACTTGCCAAGTACTGTAGAGATGCTAGGCTTTTTGGAATCTTCTTGTGGTGTTGAATTTGTCAGTTGGAGTTATTTGTTGAACTTGTTTTTTGGGGCTTATTTTTCACACTTTCAGGTGTTATGTAATGACAGTTGTTGTGCATCTAATGATAGGAAACTTTTAATGTGTTACATGTATCTATCACCTTCTACTTGAGCTGTTTGAGTTGAACTTTCTCTAACCGATCTGAGAAGCATTGCATCAAGAATATTATCGACATTGTAGGATGTTCTTTGGTGCATGAGTTAAATTTGGTTTGCCTGTTTGCATTCTCCCTATTGCAGGAAATCTTCTTATAGCAATTTTCAGATAAGTTTTCTGAATTCAAACTAAGACAAATGAAGATACAAATATCAAGGAAGCAGATTCTTCTGTGATAAAAATTCACAGGTCATCTTCATCCGGTATCGTTCAGTTTTCACAAGCAATAAAACTATGTTTTTCAGAAATTGCCCTTAAACCAATAGAAAAAGAAACTTGTTATGTCAGTTTTGGTGGATTTTTGACATGATAAACAGTAGGAAAATGTATAATTGATTTTGCTGAAAATTGATAGCAAAGCTTGTGAATTATGAGATGATAACGTGGTGCATGGAATATGGTCTGTTATACATGTTAATGCTATGCTATAGAGACAAGCCTGGTATTACTACCTTATCCGTGGTAGCTAAACATCTTTTCTCAGGAATGTTTTCAATTATCATCAAACCCTTCTATGATTATGTATTTATGTTCAGTATATTTAGAGTGACATAAAATGTAAAACTGAAAATATGTTTGATCTTTGAAATTTCCATTCATTAATATTTCTACAATGATCAATGCCCTGGCAGTGACTTGGGGAGTGATTTTCTGTGTTACTGATTCTTGTAGGTGAATTACTGAAAGAGTAATATGGGGTTTGAATTTTTCTAGTACGTCCATTAATATATCTTTATCTTTGTTTTAAAGTATCATCTATCGGTATGATGTAGACATATTCAGTTTAGGTCTACATTATTCCATTTTAAGTTTGTGACATGCTGAATGCAGGTTTCAGGGGTGTTCGCATTTGTTTGTGACTTTTGTAGTGTTTCAATTGTTACTTTTAGAAGTTGCTTTTTAGTGTCTAGTATCTGGACTTATACTGATGCTTGGGAGCCTTGCTTTATGTATAATTCGGTTTAAAATTTGAAGTCATTATGATTCAAGTTTAGATATTTTAGAGGTATCTTTACATAAGTTTTTGTTGAATTACAAATTTGCAATATAGGATTTTTTTCCATAAGTTAAATTAGGACTTAAGTAAATGTATATATAAACTGGTATACAACGTGTCATATTGGATTTCAGTTTGATGATTGAAGGCTGAAGTTTTGTTGGACAATGATATAGTATCTCTCTGTTTAGTTTTATtcattttttctcttttctttttaatcaTCCATAACAATGTACTCCATGTTCAATTATTTTGATCATAATAATGAGTGATCCTCCCGTTGAAGCCAATGAACCACTGTATCCATTAGTTATCTCAGAACTACATGACCTGTGGGATTATAACATTCGATGTCATTATGTGCCGGATAGTTTGTATGTCTAAGTTGAATGGGACAAAGGATTTTAATATCATACTAAACTCTTTGCCAGTTGTCGCTTGGACCGGTTTGTACATCAATACAAATATATAGCAATTAGGATTGGTTGGTGTTAATCAGGGATAAAACAAAATGGACAAAAAGGATCGCGGGGAAAACAGTTTTGTAGCAAGAGAAGTAAAAAACTTTTACCGCTACTGGATCGGAATTCTCATCAAATTGGAAATGCAAATTATTCTAATTCTTCTTGtctcctcttctctcttcttttggGACCTTGAACTGAAAACACAAATTTTAGAGGTCTTTATGAACCTTGATTATTAATTTATACCATAGACCAGTTTCAGGTGAACCAAGATACAATTATAGAGGTTTTTATGAACCTCAATTCTAAATTTATACCATAGACCAGTTTAAGGTGAACCAAGATACAGTTTATAGGTTTTAAGGTCATGCAACCTGGGGTTCACTGTTAGAATAGGGTGGTCTGCATACTGGTCCATTACTGGATTGGTACATACTACCTGATATGAATGGTATACAATGGAATTGAAAACCCTGCATGGGATGGAAAATCTATGTGAGATAATGGAGGAAATAGTGTGCTGAGAATCTGATGGATGAAGACCACCTAGCCGGTGTGCCAAGAACTTGTCATTCTTTTTGAGGTCATTTGTTTTGTCAAAagtgaaatcacttcatgaatgcAAGTCCGAACAAATGAATCTGGAGGTGTTTATTAGTTGAAATTCAAGTTCCAATGGATCCTATGTTGTACTGCATGGAATTTTCATAAGTCAATAGTGTACTGAATGGTATACAATGGAATTAAAAACCCTGCGTGGGATGGTAAATCTGTGTGAGATAATGGATGGAATAGTGTGCTGAGTCTCTGATGGATGAAGATCACCTAGTCAATGTGCCAAAAACTTGTCATTCTTTTTGACGTTATTTGTTATGTCAAAAGTGAAATCATCTTTTGTTCATCAATGCAAGTTCAAAAGAATAAATTCTGCAGGTGTTTATTAGTTGAAATTCAAGTTCCAATGGATCCTATGTTGTAGTGCAAGGAATTTTCAGAAGTCAATACCATGTTGGTTTAGTTAGATTGATTTTATTATTTAAGCATGGGTCTGGTCTTTGGTAATATTGGAAATGATTATGTCAATTTAGGTTGGGTTGATTTCAAAATCTCTGGGTTCTTATCATTAGGATAAGTTCATTTTTTAAAGTTTGGCGGACTTATTTTTTCTAAGTTGCAAAATCTTTGGGTTGGCAGACTGATTTATAGTTGCCTTTCGATGCAAGTATCTGAGTTTGgcagattaaaataaataaatgttttctGACTCTCTGGAACTGTATTTTGGAGTTGGGCGCTATCTAGCTTGAGGTCAAGTCTTATGTAGTAAGCTCTTTCCAAATGTCAATGGCTGAAGTCTGTCTCCACTTTCATAGTGCTAAATGCTGTCATATCCACTTTTGAATGATGTTCACTCTGTATCTCATGTTTCCACTGAAAGCAACTTTTTTCCCGGATAAAGATGTCGAATGATGTTCCTCTTTGCAAGAGTCAGAAGAAGCACAAATGAAAGATTAAAGAAGCCTTTGAAAGAAGTGTTCATTGTGGAAGATCCAACCTAGTCATAGAAGAGGTTATGTAAAAGGAAGTACTACAAGGAGATCCAGAATCAAGCAGCAAGATGCAGACCATTCTTGATGAAAAGTTAAATGAACTATCAGGTACTACCGATTATTGAATTCCAATGGTATGTGTTCATGGATCCTTTTTCTTGGGCATTTGCTACAGAAGATAGATGCTCTCATGAACATTTGATGGTGAATTCTGTGCCAATGTTTATGCTGAGAGTAGTTCAAATCAAACAGTTCGAGCATTGGAATTCATTATCTGAGTTTTATTGTTTAGTGACAGGCTTGGGTTAGGAAGATCACAAGGACATGATTCTGCACAGCAGAGTTAACTGATACAAGATTGGTTCAGGTTATGTGGAACAGAATATCTTCCACATTGGATTTTTGTAAGTGAAACCTGCTTTGTGCTGAATGATAATGTTGGACTGTTTACTGCAATTCACGATATTAGATTCTGATGCTGAATAAGTAGGACATGATTTGTAACACCACAAATTCTTTGTTATGCTTCGTGGCTTAAAGATTAAATAGCTTTTGAGCAGCATAACATGAAATTTTAGCACTTAAGGTCCCCTTACAGACCACTCCTTAATCCAGATTGCAGTTTGTTTTTGCTGGTAGGGCAAGATAGGTCATATTTGCAGATCTTTGCTTGATGCTTGAACTTGAAGATGTGTGCTTGTATTTTGACCCTTAAGAAGAATACAAGCATAGGCTTTCCTATTTTGTTTCTGCATGTAGGTAAATAAACTCTTGGTGGTGCTAGAGGCTTATGACCTAATCTGAAGGCATTAGCTTGCCAGCCACTACAACATATCTGTCCATGTTTCTTTTCTAATTTTTCAACTTGATTTCTTCTTTAGTTCCTAGTGGAATAAAAGTTCAAAACTGCCTAAATGATATTTTATCTTGTTTaatttttcatcaatgctatgatTCTTAGGCATTCGATTTaatacttttgcttcttctttggAAGGCCAATTACCGAATATGGATTgtttaaattgtagatgtaaatgATAAAATAAGCCTTAATTCAAGGTACATATGTGCCAAAACTGTTTTGCCGTATTTTGTTGTTTGAACTATTCTAACCTAGTCTAAAATTTTTGCACTGCAACATAACTACTTTTGTCCATTTAACATCCAATTTGGAGCTtctgtttgttctttcttaacctTCAATATTCATGACGTACATTAACTAgatatttaaattatttcaaattttcTGGTAAATTTTGACTCTTTTCTGATAGGACTAAAAAGTTGCATGGTGATTTATGATCGTGTGCTTCTCTCGTTTGACTAACACTTATGCTTATAGTGATAgcatctctctgtctctctccctctctcttttaTTTTCCTTGAGGGTTTTTATTTAGTGAACTATTtatctctttttctcttcttttagtGGTTCTTTTGAAACTTTTGGCTGGTCTGAGAACCCTCTACTTCTCTCTCATGAGTTAGCAAACTAGAATAATTTAAGGTTTAGTATCTCAATTGTAAAACTAAGTGCTTGATGTAGGAAGCATTTTCcatatttaacatggttctttttATTCCTCTCTATAAATCGccatctcttttttttatttatttataagaaaaaGCTACTTGTCAAATAATTCTTGTTGAGTTAATGCTACAGTAAGTCGAGCTTGATGCTGGATTCATTTTGCAGAGCAAAATTTATTTGGTGTGGTCTTTATATACAGGCTTAGAAGTTTTGATTTCTTGACTGTTATCTGATTTGTACTCTTTTTTATGCTATCTTCTTGCTTCATTATTGTCATTGATCGATGAGTGATGCTGAAGTCCATGTTAAAAACCAGACTTGGTTGACACTAATCATTATTACAATGGAAGCACATTATATCTGTACTCTTAGATTACATGACATTCATTGTTATAATGTTGGATTTTGCTTGTTCAAGAAATTTATCCCTTCTCGTCACACAAACTTAATACTACTGAAGGCTTTGTCACGCCATTATTGTTCTTGTTGATTCCAGGACAGATTAAATTTGTAGTTCATCTATATGCTCTCCTGATAGAACCCTTTCCTGGATGAGTTGACGAGAACCAATTGTTCGATCTGGTTCCTAGTCTTGAAGCCAGCTGGACAATTTGTCACTTAAAATTTATAAACAATTAGGAAAAGTGATATAAACTTattataatcatattattataGTTATTTGGGTAGCTCGATAGGTTTGAAAAATATTACTTAAGTTACAATCGAATTACATTTTAAGTTACACTCAATCATAAATTCAACTAATCTTATTTTCACACACAAGTGGAAACCATCACAACCATATATACAGACAGAATCACAATGCAAACATGTTTTCAATAATCATAAACAtgtagtggtactgctagtatctAAAAAAACCTAGAGATTTGAATATTAGTttcaatttttgaagtcatttgaagtctataaatatcttataaattttttcttaAGCACAACATGAAAGTAGAACAAAAGCTCTGGGATTCTAAGATTATAATCTCTTAAAGTGTAGAGTCTCTCATCTTAAAGTTTAGTGATAATCCTAAAGGAGATGTGTGGGGGAACACTTCCAAAATAGGGGTGTAAAGATTTTCTCCTTAAAAAAAGATAGAGTTATAAAGATAGTTAATCTTCACTCGTTGAAAGAAGATTAATAGTAAAAGccggtagcctcgagtgaagaggaaccgagagtggatataggtcacgacgatcgaaccattataaatctgatttgtatttactttatgcttttcatttagcTGATTTCTTACTCTTACGATTACGAACGtattttcaagttaatatcttttcgatatgggctttatcgaacAAAGTTTTCGAATCATCgtaatttttatgaaagcactaattcatccccctcccCCTACACCCCCATTTTAGTACCAATTTCGATCTATGAAGGAGTGATGTAGCAGAAGATAAAAGGATAAGTGTTTGAAGTTCCTACAACCTTAAacttgaaaataaaattttattagttgcatataacttaataatgattaatataaatctttcagTTGTCTTCTGAtattatcattttgtatataCTTGCAAAATTCAAGGTTACAAATAGGGGATGTATATTTAAAGTTTATAGGATAAAAAGGAAAGATAAATTCAAACATAGACATATAAACTTCTCAAAAACTATCATATGATTCTAACATATTTAGTATCATCTTTAAAATCATCCTGAGATTTTGAATTTGTGATCGAATATAATGGAATATAACTTGAGTATAATCCTAGTATAATTAAAGTGTAAATATTGAAATTCTTTCAAAACCTACCAAACTTCTCCAAAAGAAAAATAACATACTTTGtatcttttttcttaatttttggaTCATGAATCGGTGAAATAAGGGATCATCCAATTTAACTCAAGTGTAGATCGAGTATAACTTAAGTTTAACTCAAGTATAAATATCTCTAATTATCTCTAAGcctatttaatttttttcaaaaatataataatatattactaacatattaatttttatattttttattttagagtGAATAGGTGATGAAATAAGAGATTTTTTTCCAAGATATATTAGTCTTGactctttttttttgttcaaCTCAGTTACAAAGTTTTATAGAAGACATTATAACAATATTAAAAATTAGGTTCTTTTCAATATCTTATTTTTATGGTCGAAAAAAGATCATACCGTTTGTGGTCGAAAGGGTGATAGGGTTGTCATCACTGGAGAGGAGATAAGGACGTCATTGCCCGATGATACTTCCGACGAAGCTACAAAGGATGTCGCTACGAAAAGGAGCATAGATTACTCTAGCTCTTACTATCAAAGTGGGGAGAATGCCACCATCGTTTGTCATCGTCGCTACCACCTACAATAAAGGTTATATTTGTTCATTGAAATCATTACTTTTTATCTTCCTTACCTTTAGATTTAAATCCAACCCAACCCACAATCCAATTCAATTCACTGAAAGGATTCGATATGAATCAATTCAATCAAGTTTGAATTGGACGGATAACATTAATAAAAAGGGTCGAACCAATTagaatgatatttttaaaattttaaacaaaAGAGGTACCctagtaaataaaaaaatatggcaGCACAAAATGATAAAGTTTTTTCTCAGTAAAATACCTttctatgtatatataataaCAATACAGATAGAACATTAATAATAATCTTTAGGTTCCAATACTGAAACCACCAAGTCAAgtcttattagtattattattttttggcacaTAAAGTTTATCATTTCATTTGCAATCAAAATAATCTAGAAATCAATTGAAAACAAACTTACAAGAGAGAGATATGTGCACTTGACATGAATCAGAATAGTGAGCTCTGGATGAGCATGAGAGAAACCCCAACAAATAAATCAGCATCCAACAATGTGCtcgttaatataatatattaatccCCCATAATGTGTTACATAATTATTACCAACAGATTATTCTCCCATCTTCATGGATTATAATAACCCAGCAAAAATGACATCAAATGGGACACCTAACAACTGTTTTAACACATCATCAAATTAAATTGGACACTAATCTCCGCTT encodes the following:
- the LOC135582255 gene encoding protein XRI1-like isoform X9 — protein: MWEWQGDEYSLQRNTRNAEFSHLFWDEVCQNEDDLLYMLDEHTPIKDCADLGHQVSDVGDETTKGLEECKDSNQLKRRRTLQFTTDTNEAANDQMTSTVFKSKLMESSMMEDGISESLECTTQWTLGFSDDRSAINSDGLDQSSDGWLVDYLNESETHCSPDEKNNIVAFNQQVDISEFYHDSPAMETDMVPETPAPAHLKFFNGVLGKMSYIKGPKKLTTSIAYPFALIKPCGVHGDVTLKDINQRILAPLPSKSKLKKDEDPSISYPTSAFSGKPVVVKTKIRTEGGQGSITIMRTKG
- the LOC135582255 gene encoding protein XRI1-like isoform X8 translates to MEFEDGNGKSNNCGMWEWQGDEYSLQRNTRNEFSHLFWDEVCQNEDDLLYMLDEHTPIKDCADLGHQVSDVGDETTKGLEECKDSNQLKRRRTLQFTTDTNEAANDQMTSTVFKSKLMESSMMEDGISESLECTTQWTLGFSDDRSAINSDGLDQSSDGWLVDYLNESETHCSPDEKNNIVAFNQQVDISEFYHDSPAMETDMVPETPAPAHLKFFNGVLGKMSYIKGPKKLTTSIAYPFALIKPCGVHGDVTLKDINQRILAPLPSKSKLKKDEDPSISYPTSAFSGKPVVVKTKIRTEGGQGSITIMRTKG
- the LOC135582255 gene encoding protein XRI1-like isoform X4, which produces MVLFDGTSRQRWFERRCMICSIGGSFTGWGFPVWFSDLGLLLPLIRPSCCGMWEWQGDEYSLQRNTRNEFSHLFWDEVCQNEDDLLYMLDEHTPIKDCADLGHQVSDVGDETTKGLEECKDSNQLKRRRTLQFTTDTNEAANDQMTSTVFKSKLMESSMMEDGISESLECTTQWTLGFSDDRSAINSDGLDQSSDGWLVDYLNESETHCSPDEKNNIVAFNQQVDISEFYHDSPAMETDMVPETPAPAHLKFFNGKMSYIKGPKKLTTSIAYPFALIKPCGVHGDVTLKDINQRILAPLPSKSKLKKDEDPSISYPTSAFSGKPVVVKTKIRTEGGQGSITIMRTKG
- the LOC135582255 gene encoding protein XRI1-like isoform X2; protein product: MVLFDGTSRQRWFERRCMICSIGGSFTGWGFPVWFSDLGLLLPLIRPSCCGMWEWQGDEYSLQRNTRNEFSHLFWDEVCQNEDDLLYMLDEHTPIKDCADLGHQVSDVGDETTKGLEECKDSNQLKRRRTLQFTTDTNEAANDQMTSTVFKSKLMESSMMEDGISESLECTTQWTLGFSDDRSAINSDGLDQSSDGWLVDYLNESETHCSPDEKNNIVAFNQQVDISEFYHDSPAMETDMVPETPAPAHLKFFNGVLGKMSYIKGPKKLTTSIAYPFALIKPCGVHGDVTLKDINQRILAPLPSKSKLKKDEDPSISYPTSAFSGKPVVVKTKIRTEGGQGSITIMRTKG
- the LOC135582255 gene encoding protein XRI1-like isoform X3; translated protein: MVLFDGTSRQRWFERRCMICSIGGSFTGWGFPVWFSDLGLLLPLIRPSCCGMWEWQGDEYSLQRNTRNAEFSHLFWDEVCQNEDDLLYMLDEHTPIKDCADLGHQVSDVGDETTKGLEECKDSNQLKRRRTLQFTTDTNEAANDQMTSTVFKSKLMESSMMEDGISESLECTTQWTLGFSDDRSAINSDGLDQSSDGWLVDYLNESETHCSPDEKNNIVAFNQQVDISEFYHDSPAMETDMVPETPAPAHLKFFNGKMSYIKGPKKLTTSIAYPFALIKPCGVHGDVTLKDINQRILAPLPSKSKLKKDEDPSISYPTSAFSGKPVVVKTKIRTEGGQGSITIMRTKG
- the LOC135582255 gene encoding protein XRI1-like isoform X1; the protein is MVLFDGTSRQRWFERRCMICSIGGSFTGWGFPVWFSDLGLLLPLIRPSCCGMWEWQGDEYSLQRNTRNAEFSHLFWDEVCQNEDDLLYMLDEHTPIKDCADLGHQVSDVGDETTKGLEECKDSNQLKRRRTLQFTTDTNEAANDQMTSTVFKSKLMESSMMEDGISESLECTTQWTLGFSDDRSAINSDGLDQSSDGWLVDYLNESETHCSPDEKNNIVAFNQQVDISEFYHDSPAMETDMVPETPAPAHLKFFNGVLGKMSYIKGPKKLTTSIAYPFALIKPCGVHGDVTLKDINQRILAPLPSKSKLKKDEDPSISYPTSAFSGKPVVVKTKIRTEGGQGSITIMRTKG
- the LOC135582255 gene encoding protein XRI1-like isoform X5, producing MFFFAAIVSQVREFSICGMWEWQGDEYSLQRNTRNAEFSHLFWDEVCQNEDDLLYMLDEHTPIKDCADLGHQVSDVGDETTKGLEECKDSNQLKRRRTLQFTTDTNEAANDQMTSTVFKSKLMESSMMEDGISESLECTTQWTLGFSDDRSAINSDGLDQSSDGWLVDYLNESETHCSPDEKNNIVAFNQQVDISEFYHDSPAMETDMVPETPAPAHLKFFNGVLGKMSYIKGPKKLTTSIAYPFALIKPCGVHGDVTLKDINQRILAPLPSKSKLKKDEDPSISYPTSAFSGKPVVVKTKIRTEGGQGSITIMRTKG
- the LOC135582255 gene encoding protein XRI1-like isoform X10, with protein sequence MWEWQGDEYSLQRNTRNEFSHLFWDEVCQNEDDLLYMLDEHTPIKDCADLGHQVSDVGDETTKGLEECKDSNQLKRRRTLQFTTDTNEAANDQMTSTVFKSKLMESSMMEDGISESLECTTQWTLGFSDDRSAINSDGLDQSSDGWLVDYLNESETHCSPDEKNNIVAFNQQVDISEFYHDSPAMETDMVPETPAPAHLKFFNGVLGKMSYIKGPKKLTTSIAYPFALIKPCGVHGDVTLKDINQRILAPLPSKSKLKKDEDPSISYPTSAFSGKPVVVKTKIRTEGGQGSITIMRTKG
- the LOC135582255 gene encoding protein XRI1-like isoform X6; the protein is MFFFAAIVSQVREFSICGMWEWQGDEYSLQRNTRNEFSHLFWDEVCQNEDDLLYMLDEHTPIKDCADLGHQVSDVGDETTKGLEECKDSNQLKRRRTLQFTTDTNEAANDQMTSTVFKSKLMESSMMEDGISESLECTTQWTLGFSDDRSAINSDGLDQSSDGWLVDYLNESETHCSPDEKNNIVAFNQQVDISEFYHDSPAMETDMVPETPAPAHLKFFNGVLGKMSYIKGPKKLTTSIAYPFALIKPCGVHGDVTLKDINQRILAPLPSKSKLKKDEDPSISYPTSAFSGKPVVVKTKIRTEGGQGSITIMRTKG
- the LOC135582255 gene encoding protein XRI1-like isoform X7, whose product is MEFEDGNGKSNNCGMWEWQGDEYSLQRNTRNAEFSHLFWDEVCQNEDDLLYMLDEHTPIKDCADLGHQVSDVGDETTKGLEECKDSNQLKRRRTLQFTTDTNEAANDQMTSTVFKSKLMESSMMEDGISESLECTTQWTLGFSDDRSAINSDGLDQSSDGWLVDYLNESETHCSPDEKNNIVAFNQQVDISEFYHDSPAMETDMVPETPAPAHLKFFNGVLGKMSYIKGPKKLTTSIAYPFALIKPCGVHGDVTLKDINQRILAPLPSKSKLKKDEDPSISYPTSAFSGKPVVVKTKIRTEGGQGSITIMRTKG